The window CAACCTCGCGGTACAAAGGTAAACGGGAAAAGTTCTATTTCACCTAACATCGTCTCCATATAAACACCTCTCGCTGATTTAGTATATTGTATATTATATATTATCGTGTAAAAATATGTCAATAGAATGTCATAAATAATGACAATTAGAAAAGTTTTGATTGTAATTTGGATTAAGTTACAATATAATAATAGTATCACATAATGTAAAAAAATACAAATTTTAAAATATACAGGGAGGAAGTACATATGGGGAATATCGCATTAGCCGGCCTTGTTTCAGCATCCAGTTATATAGCTCCTTTTGAGGCCAAAAGAGCAGTTGATGGAATAGCAAAGCCTGTCAACAGATGGGTTGGAGAAGTACCTTGTTCACTTAATTTTATACCGGGCAGCTTGTATTGTGTAAATCGGTGGGTTGTAAGTGGCATGGCATCAGTGGGGTGGGACTCTCAGCAATACTATTTGCTGACTTATTCTTTACAGGGTAGCAATAACAATACTTCATGGGTAACCCTTGATACAGTTGATAACACAAATACCAGCACAATAGCGTATAGTTCGGACAGAACCTTTGTCCCTACTGCCGCATATACATATTATAGGGTTCTTGTATCAAAAGGATTAAAATGTAATCCAAATATTGCGTCAATTTCCAATTTTCAATTGTTCTCTGTTGACCCATCAAGCCCATATCTGTCAAAACTGACAATAAACAGCGGTACACTTACACCGACTTTTAATAAAAGTACATTTGCATATACTGCCACAGTTGATTATGGAGTTACCAGTATTGTAGTAACACCTACTGCAGAAACTCCGGCTGCCTACGGACAAAATGCAGTTATAAAGGTAAATGGAGTTCCAACTAATAGTGGAGCAGGAGCAACTGTAAACCTTGCAGTCGGTGCTAATAACATAGCTATTGATGTTACTTCGGCGGTTGGGTATGTTACTCAGAGGTACACACTGATTGTCACCAGACTAAACAGTAATAAACTCACCAGTCTTTCTGTACTTAACGGAACCACAGTACTTCCTATGGCGCCGACTTTTGATAAAAATACTTACGGGTACACGGTAGAAGTTGATAGCACGGTTCAAAGCGTAATGTTAAATGCGACATGTGAAAACCCTGCATCTACCATGACTATAAACGGAGGAGCTGCTGTCAGCGGTACACCATACGGGCCGATTGCATTGCAGGCAACTGGAGATACAACAGTAAATGTCATAGTATCTACAGCAACGATGTCACCGCAGACGTATACGGTAACAATTAAGAGGAAAGAGGATTTGACGTTGACAGCGTTGGTATTGCAAACCACGTCACAGCTTATACTTGATCCAACTTTTAGCCCGCAATCGTTTTATCCGGGGACTACATATAATGCAAGTTGTGCATATACTACTTTTATAGGTGTAAAAGCAACAGCTTCAAACCCATTGGGAGTAACACTCACTGTAAATGGTACTACTTTAACAAGCGGAGTCAGAAAATCTGTAAATGTTACACCGGGTGCAAATGATATTAGCATTACTGTTACATCAAATACAACGGGTAATTTCATTGTATATAAATGTAGTATAAATGTTGCAAAACAATAAGAGTGCCAACAAAAATCACATCTCGATATTATATATTCGGGATGTGATTTTCATGCTATTTAAGGAGGTTAACTATGAAAAGGGTAAGCAGGAGTCTGTTACTAGTATTTTGTATTGCTTTGATTTTTATTTTTGTAAGCTCTCAGGTGGGTGTGGTATATGCGGTGGCACCACAGGATCAGAATTTTGATACAGATAATGTTTCTGGAGATATAGAAGGAACATTACGTATCGGTGATTTGACTTTTGAGTCTAAAAACACAGTTGTTTCCGTAGTAGGCTGCGATGGAGTCAGTGCGGGTTATCCCGCAAATAAGTTAGAAAATATTTTTGAAAAAAAAGCTATAATTAATGACTACTATGGGGATTTAGTAGCCAAAGAATTTAAAATCACTTCAAATCAGGGAACATTCAAGCTAAATTCTTTTTTTGTATTGACACATGATTTAGAGGAGACGCTAGGTACAGCTACAGCTAAAGTTATAGACATTAAGGGCTATCGTGGTTCAGATGTTATAGCTACAGCTACAGGTATTGACTTAACTATAGATGGAGAAAAAACATACGATGGAGGTGTTACATATACGAGGAAATGTACCTTTACAAATGGTACATTT of the Ruminiclostridium papyrosolvens DSM 2782 genome contains:
- a CDS encoding cadherin-like beta sandwich domain-containing protein gives rise to the protein MGNIALAGLVSASSYIAPFEAKRAVDGIAKPVNRWVGEVPCSLNFIPGSLYCVNRWVVSGMASVGWDSQQYYLLTYSLQGSNNNTSWVTLDTVDNTNTSTIAYSSDRTFVPTAAYTYYRVLVSKGLKCNPNIASISNFQLFSVDPSSPYLSKLTINSGTLTPTFNKSTFAYTATVDYGVTSIVVTPTAETPAAYGQNAVIKVNGVPTNSGAGATVNLAVGANNIAIDVTSAVGYVTQRYTLIVTRLNSNKLTSLSVLNGTTVLPMAPTFDKNTYGYTVEVDSTVQSVMLNATCENPASTMTINGGAAVSGTPYGPIALQATGDTTVNVIVSTATMSPQTYTVTIKRKEDLTLTALVLQTTSQLILDPTFSPQSFYPGTTYNASCAYTTFIGVKATASNPLGVTLTVNGTTLTSGVRKSVNVTPGANDISITVTSNTTGNFIVYKCSINVAKQ